From one Pontibacillus sp. HMF3514 genomic stretch:
- a CDS encoding lipopolysaccharide assembly protein LapB translates to MHTSTKNSEEVLQANIIPFKPEGEFYFSKGVQAFRKREFDKALRWLKRASELSPKQPLYKCQLSVVYTETGEYHAANQVLMDVLADFGHEYVDCFYLIANNYAHLGLFHDATKYAKEYIQKAPEGDFKEEAEQLMSLMDIDEESDSDEDDDIEIMLEEEDELMRYQESAFYYLERQDWKEAMIILDDMMRLFPSHITAKHDFALALFHHGDQQEAIDLEEKWLEQNPESLHSQCNLAVFYHGKGEQEKAEKHIQQLLNVYPIHEQQKLKVAGTLSQIGYYQEAYKRFTGLKKSKLKGHLSYYKWYSISAYNMGEPSKAISLWEEGCLRHPSLSEQGGPWESS, encoded by the coding sequence ATGCATACTTCAACGAAAAACTCTGAGGAAGTATTACAAGCTAATATTATCCCTTTCAAGCCAGAAGGGGAATTTTATTTTTCTAAGGGTGTGCAGGCGTTCCGAAAGCGCGAGTTTGATAAGGCCTTACGATGGCTAAAACGAGCTTCGGAGTTATCGCCAAAGCAACCCTTATATAAATGTCAATTGTCCGTTGTTTATACGGAAACAGGAGAATACCACGCAGCAAACCAAGTATTAATGGATGTGCTCGCAGATTTTGGCCATGAGTATGTGGATTGTTTCTATTTAATCGCAAACAATTACGCACACCTTGGCCTGTTTCATGATGCCACAAAATATGCGAAGGAATATATCCAAAAGGCTCCTGAGGGAGATTTTAAAGAGGAAGCAGAACAGCTCATGTCCTTAATGGATATCGATGAAGAATCTGATTCTGATGAAGATGATGATATTGAAATTATGTTAGAAGAAGAGGATGAACTCATGCGATATCAGGAGTCTGCCTTTTATTATCTTGAGAGGCAAGACTGGAAAGAAGCGATGATTATTCTTGATGACATGATGCGTTTGTTTCCATCTCACATTACAGCTAAGCACGATTTTGCTTTGGCGTTATTTCATCATGGAGACCAGCAGGAAGCGATTGATTTAGAGGAAAAGTGGTTAGAACAAAACCCTGAATCTTTACACTCGCAATGTAACCTTGCTGTGTTTTATCATGGGAAAGGTGAACAAGAAAAAGCTGAAAAACACATTCAGCAACTGTTGAATGTATATCCCATTCATGAACAGCAAAAGCTTAAGGTAGCAGGTACCCTCTCTCAGATTGGGTATTATCAAGAAGCTTATAAGCGGTTTACTGGATTGAAGAAAAGTAAGCTGAAAGGGCATTTATCTTATTATAAATGGTATAGTATTTCTGCTTACAACATGGGTGAACCCTCAAAAGCCATTAGCTTATGGGAAGAAGGATGCTTAAGACATCCTAGTCTTTCTGAACAGGGTGGTCCTTGGGAATCCTCATGA
- the hisD gene encoding histidinol dehydrogenase encodes MKIVNPSEIETLKRGVDGGTEEQRKVVQSIIEDIKNEKDEALLRYTKKFDGAELETLQVTQDEIDSALAEMEDEDLQILREAASNIRSFHEKQVRQSWFETKPDGTMLGQKVTPLDAVGVYVPGGTAAYPSSVFMNLMPAVVAGVERIAMVTPPSEAGTVPAGVLAAAHIAGVREIYKVGGAQAIAGLAYGTETIASVDKIVGPGNIFVALAKREVFGDVDIDMIAGPSEIVVLADETARANEVAADLLSQAEHDERSASVLVTTSAELAEKVANEVNAQLADLPRHAIARVSIDNEGGIVLCQNIQEALDAVNTMAPEHLEVMTKEPMALLGSIKHAGAIFLGRYSSEPVGDYFAGPNHVLPTSGTARFSSPLNVDDFVKKSSVIYYSEQAYNRDADKIARFARLEGLEAHARAIEFRKDRDKS; translated from the coding sequence ATGAAAATTGTTAATCCAAGTGAGATTGAGACGTTAAAGCGAGGAGTCGACGGTGGTACAGAGGAACAACGTAAAGTCGTTCAGTCTATTATTGAAGACATAAAAAATGAAAAAGACGAAGCGCTCCTCCGATATACCAAAAAGTTTGATGGAGCAGAGCTTGAAACGTTACAAGTCACACAAGATGAGATTGATTCTGCTTTAGCGGAAATGGAGGATGAGGACCTGCAGATTTTACGTGAGGCAGCTTCTAATATTCGTTCCTTCCACGAAAAGCAAGTGCGTCAGTCTTGGTTTGAAACGAAGCCTGATGGGACGATGCTTGGACAAAAAGTAACCCCTCTCGATGCTGTAGGGGTATATGTACCAGGAGGAACGGCAGCTTACCCTTCTTCTGTATTTATGAATTTGATGCCTGCAGTCGTAGCAGGTGTGGAGCGTATTGCGATGGTAACCCCTCCTTCTGAAGCGGGAACGGTACCAGCAGGAGTGCTTGCGGCTGCTCACATTGCTGGCGTTCGAGAGATTTATAAAGTAGGAGGCGCACAAGCCATAGCAGGTCTTGCATATGGAACAGAAACTATTGCTTCCGTTGATAAAATTGTAGGTCCAGGTAATATTTTTGTCGCACTAGCTAAACGTGAAGTATTTGGTGATGTGGACATCGATATGATCGCTGGTCCAAGTGAAATCGTTGTATTAGCTGATGAGACTGCGAGAGCGAATGAAGTAGCGGCTGATTTATTATCTCAGGCTGAACACGATGAACGTTCTGCAAGTGTACTGGTCACAACATCTGCGGAGCTTGCTGAAAAAGTGGCTAATGAAGTGAACGCTCAACTTGCTGACCTTCCGCGTCATGCTATTGCCCGTGTCAGTATTGATAATGAGGGTGGAATCGTACTCTGTCAAAATATCCAGGAAGCCTTGGATGCGGTTAATACGATGGCTCCCGAGCACTTAGAAGTTATGACGAAAGAGCCGATGGCATTGCTAGGAAGCATCAAGCATGCTGGAGCGATCTTTCTAGGACGATACAGTTCAGAACCGGTAGGCGATTATTTTGCCGGGCCTAATCACGTTCTTCCAACAAGTGGTACAGCTCGATTCTCTAGCCCGTTAAATGTAGATGATTTTGTGAAGAAATCAAGCGTTATTTATTATAGTGAACAAGCGTACAACCGAGATGCAGATAAGATTGCGCGTTTCGCTCGCCTTGAAGGTTTAGAAGCACACGCCCGCGCGATTGAATTCAGAAAGGATCGTGATAAGTCATGA
- the hisIE gene encoding bifunctional phosphoribosyl-AMP cyclohydrolase/phosphoribosyl-ATP diphosphatase HisIE: MKIEDVQFDEKGLVPAIIQDAQSKEVLTLAYMNKEALTSTLEKGETVLYSRSRQEIWHKGATSGNTQKVHSIRYDCDQDAVLVQVVPNGPACHKGDYSCFSEVVQGKEDAPKENRYAFLDELQSVLAERKATLPEGSYTSSLFQGGVDRIGKKIGEEASEVIIAAKNNDNEELKWETADLFFHILLMLTQQGLPFDDVLSALESRHKKSESDR, from the coding sequence ATGAAGATTGAAGATGTTCAGTTTGATGAGAAGGGATTAGTCCCAGCTATAATTCAGGATGCACAAAGTAAAGAAGTGCTAACCTTGGCTTACATGAATAAAGAAGCATTAACAAGTACGCTTGAAAAAGGAGAAACAGTCCTTTATAGCAGATCACGTCAGGAGATTTGGCATAAAGGTGCAACCTCTGGCAATACACAAAAGGTGCATTCCATACGTTATGACTGTGATCAAGATGCCGTTTTAGTACAGGTGGTTCCGAATGGCCCTGCGTGTCATAAAGGGGATTACAGCTGTTTTTCTGAAGTCGTTCAAGGAAAAGAAGATGCGCCAAAAGAAAATCGTTATGCTTTCTTAGATGAACTTCAATCGGTTTTAGCAGAACGCAAAGCGACGCTTCCTGAAGGCTCTTATACATCATCTCTTTTCCAGGGCGGCGTTGATCGAATTGGGAAAAAGATCGGTGAAGAGGCAAGTGAAGTCATTATTGCTGCCAAAAACAATGATAACGAAGAGCTAAAATGGGAAACAGCAGACTTGTTTTTCCATATCCTTCTTATGTTAACACAGCAAGGCTTACCGTTTGATGATGTTCTATCAGCACTCGAATCTCGTCATAAGAAAAGCGAAAGCGACCGTTAA
- a CDS encoding 8-oxo-dGTP diphosphatase, which yields MQRVTNCILEDKEKGQVLMLKKPRRGWYVAPGGKMESGEYVKQSASREFFEETGLTVNNPELRGVFTFVMKEGKDVVQEWMMFTFYADQYSGDLLEESPEGELEWVPFHEVLKKPMAEGDRKYFEHILKSDDQVYGTFMYTTDFQLIDVVLDPASPS from the coding sequence TTGCAACGTGTGACAAATTGTATTTTAGAAGATAAAGAAAAAGGTCAGGTGCTTATGCTTAAAAAGCCTAGAAGAGGGTGGTATGTAGCTCCTGGTGGTAAGATGGAGAGCGGAGAATATGTTAAGCAGTCTGCCTCTCGAGAGTTTTTTGAAGAAACGGGTCTTACCGTAAATAATCCTGAACTAAGAGGGGTTTTCACCTTCGTTATGAAGGAAGGTAAAGATGTCGTTCAAGAGTGGATGATGTTCACGTTTTACGCTGATCAATATTCTGGTGATCTACTAGAAGAAAGTCCAGAAGGAGAGCTTGAATGGGTTCCTTTTCATGAGGTATTGAAAAAGCCCATGGCAGAAGGCGACCGTAAATACTTCGAACATATACTCAAATCAGATGATCAGGTGTATGGAACGTTCATGTACACTACGGATTTTCAATTAATAGATGTTGTACTCGATCCAGCAAGTCCATCATAA
- the hisH gene encoding imidazole glycerol phosphate synthase subunit HisH: MIGIIDYGMGNLYSVSKALERLDVSYTISDKWDELDACDGLLLPGVGAFPDAMSALNESGMADFLKRKVEEGVPLLGICLGMQLLFEESEEVTPTKGLGFLPGKVVRFKGVDENGTRYKIPHMGWNDLNHKRPDSILLRDVEEDYVYFVHSFYVDTNEDVVVASASYETDVPAIVGKGHVLGVQFHPEKSSTAGMAILKNYCQYVYESNKKGVIE, translated from the coding sequence ATGATTGGAATCATCGATTATGGGATGGGGAATCTCTATAGTGTTTCCAAGGCACTTGAACGTCTTGATGTTTCTTATACAATCTCGGATAAGTGGGATGAGCTTGACGCTTGTGACGGTCTCTTGCTACCAGGTGTAGGTGCTTTTCCTGATGCCATGAGTGCATTAAATGAATCAGGAATGGCAGACTTTTTGAAACGAAAAGTAGAGGAAGGAGTGCCTTTACTCGGCATATGTCTAGGAATGCAGCTATTATTTGAAGAAAGCGAGGAAGTTACACCTACTAAAGGCCTTGGCTTTCTTCCAGGAAAAGTTGTTCGATTCAAAGGTGTGGATGAAAACGGCACACGCTATAAAATTCCGCACATGGGCTGGAACGATTTAAACCATAAACGTCCTGATTCCATACTGCTTCGCGATGTTGAAGAGGATTACGTCTATTTCGTCCATTCGTTTTATGTGGACACGAACGAAGATGTGGTTGTAGCGAGTGCTAGCTATGAAACTGATGTACCGGCAATAGTGGGGAAAGGTCATGTACTCGGAGTTCAATTCCACCCAGAGAAAAGTAGTACAGCAGGCATGGCGATTTTGAAAAATTATTGTCAGTACGTTTATGAATCTAATAAAAAAGGAGTTATCGAATGA
- the hisA gene encoding 1-(5-phosphoribosyl)-5-[(5-phosphoribosylamino)methylideneamino]imidazole-4-carboxamide isomerase, with the protein MSQFIVYPAIDLKDGKCVRLQQGDFNRETVYGDSPYEVAQDFVEQGADWIHIVDLDGARDGKRVNANHILNIANDLPIQVQMGGGIRKEEDVTFYLQQGVNRVVIGSLAVSNPELTKRLITTYGDKIAIGLDARDGYVATNGWMNNSDKSVSEVGKYFADCGVEHFIFTDISKDGMMSGPNVEAILQLADESGKKVIASGGVRNVEDLKTLKGYSDRNIAGAIVGKALYTKEITLKDAINEVNQP; encoded by the coding sequence ATGAGCCAATTTATTGTGTATCCAGCTATAGATTTAAAAGATGGAAAATGTGTACGCCTTCAACAAGGTGATTTTAATCGCGAGACGGTCTATGGAGATTCTCCTTATGAAGTTGCTCAAGATTTCGTTGAGCAAGGTGCGGATTGGATTCATATCGTTGACCTAGATGGAGCTCGTGATGGGAAACGCGTAAATGCGAATCACATCTTAAATATCGCCAATGACTTACCGATTCAGGTTCAAATGGGCGGTGGCATCCGAAAAGAAGAGGATGTGACATTCTATTTACAGCAAGGCGTGAATCGAGTTGTCATCGGTAGTCTTGCCGTTTCAAACCCAGAGCTAACGAAGCGACTTATCACTACTTATGGGGATAAGATTGCGATTGGACTTGATGCTCGTGATGGTTATGTTGCAACGAACGGATGGATGAACAATTCGGACAAATCCGTGTCAGAAGTCGGTAAGTATTTTGCGGATTGCGGTGTTGAACACTTTATCTTCACGGACATTTCAAAAGACGGCATGATGAGCGGACCTAACGTTGAGGCCATTTTGCAATTAGCAGATGAAAGTGGTAAAAAGGTTATTGCCTCTGGTGGCGTCCGCAACGTTGAGGATTTGAAAACATTAAAAGGCTATTCAGATCGAAACATTGCTGGTGCGATCGTTGGGAAAGCCCTTTATACAAAAGAGATTACTTTAAAGGATGCCATTAATGAGGTGAATCAGCCATGA
- the rapZ gene encoding RNase adapter RapZ, producing the protein MANHPQDTQLVIITGMSGAGKTVAVQSFEDLGFFCVDNLPPALLPKFLELMKDTQNNIQKVALVMDLRGREFFDTLFEALDQLGKEEWLTEHILFLDAENQSLVSRYKETRRSHPLAPEGLPMEGIEQERSILDELRGRAQQIIDTTDMKPRELRERILESYAEKTQQVFSVQVVSFGFKYGLPIDADLVFDVRFLPNPHYVEQMRPLTGLTTEVSSYVFKWSETQKFIEKLLDLLGLMLPQYKREGKSQLVIAIGCTGGQHRSVAIAEHIAKHFSTDFITHVTHRDIDKRKGK; encoded by the coding sequence ATGGCTAATCATCCACAAGATACCCAGCTTGTGATCATAACAGGAATGTCCGGTGCAGGGAAAACAGTAGCTGTTCAAAGTTTTGAAGACCTTGGGTTTTTCTGTGTCGATAATTTGCCACCAGCTTTACTACCAAAGTTTTTAGAGCTTATGAAAGATACGCAAAATAACATACAAAAAGTCGCTCTTGTTATGGACCTGAGAGGTCGAGAGTTTTTTGATACATTGTTTGAGGCTTTAGACCAACTTGGAAAAGAAGAATGGCTTACGGAGCATATCCTCTTTTTAGATGCTGAAAATCAATCTCTCGTATCTCGTTATAAAGAAACAAGAAGATCTCACCCTTTGGCTCCTGAAGGTTTACCTATGGAAGGGATTGAACAGGAACGGTCGATCCTTGATGAATTAAGAGGACGCGCGCAGCAAATTATAGATACAACAGATATGAAGCCACGCGAATTAAGAGAACGTATTTTAGAATCTTACGCAGAAAAAACGCAACAAGTCTTTTCTGTACAGGTCGTTTCGTTTGGCTTCAAATATGGTCTACCGATTGATGCGGATCTTGTTTTTGATGTGCGTTTCTTACCGAATCCGCATTATGTCGAACAAATGCGTCCATTAACCGGATTGACAACAGAGGTTTCATCCTATGTGTTTAAGTGGAGTGAAACCCAGAAGTTTATAGAAAAATTACTCGATTTACTCGGTTTAATGCTTCCTCAATATAAACGTGAGGGTAAAAGTCAGCTCGTCATCGCTATCGGATGTACAGGTGGTCAGCACAGATCTGTTGCCATAGCTGAACATATTGCGAAGCATTTCTCTACAGACTTTATCACCCATGTAACACATCGAGATATCGACAAAAGAAAGGGAAAATAG
- the trxB gene encoding thioredoxin-disulfide reductase, with protein sequence MTEERIYDVIIAGAGPAGMTAAVYTSRANLDTLMLERGVPGGQMANTEEVENYPGYDHILGPDLSNKMFDHAKKFGAEYAYGDIKEVIDGKEYKTIKAGNKEFKTRALIIGTGAQYKELGIPGEKELGGRGVSYCAVCDGAFFKNKELVVVGGGDSAVEEGVYLTRFASKVTIVHRREELRAQQILQQRAFDNEKVDFIWNTVATKVNEKDGKVGSVTLYNKKTDEEYDKPIDGVFIYIGMIPLSEPFKSLGITNENGYIETNEKMETKVPGIFAAGDIREKELRQIVTATGDGSIAAQSSQHYIENLLEELGEA encoded by the coding sequence GTGACAGAAGAACGTATTTACGACGTAATTATCGCAGGCGCAGGTCCTGCGGGAATGACAGCAGCTGTTTACACCTCTCGTGCAAATCTAGATACTCTAATGCTAGAACGCGGAGTACCAGGTGGACAAATGGCGAATACAGAAGAAGTGGAAAACTATCCGGGGTATGACCATATTTTAGGTCCAGACCTTTCGAATAAAATGTTTGATCACGCTAAGAAATTCGGCGCTGAATATGCGTACGGAGATATCAAAGAAGTGATCGACGGAAAAGAATATAAAACCATTAAAGCTGGTAATAAAGAGTTTAAAACACGTGCTCTTATTATCGGAACAGGTGCACAGTATAAAGAGCTTGGTATCCCAGGTGAAAAAGAACTTGGTGGTCGCGGTGTATCTTACTGTGCTGTATGTGATGGTGCATTCTTTAAAAATAAAGAATTGGTTGTTGTTGGTGGGGGAGACTCTGCTGTTGAGGAGGGTGTTTATTTAACTCGTTTCGCAAGCAAAGTAACAATCGTTCACCGTCGTGAAGAGCTACGCGCTCAACAAATCCTACAACAACGCGCTTTCGACAATGAAAAGGTTGATTTCATCTGGAATACCGTTGCAACAAAAGTCAACGAGAAGGATGGAAAAGTCGGAAGTGTAACACTTTATAACAAGAAGACAGATGAAGAATACGACAAGCCAATTGATGGTGTCTTCATCTATATCGGTATGATTCCATTAAGTGAACCGTTTAAGTCTCTAGGTATCACAAATGAGAACGGCTATATTGAGACGAATGAAAAAATGGAAACGAAAGTTCCTGGTATTTTTGCAGCTGGTGACATTCGTGAAAAAGAACTTCGTCAGATTGTTACGGCAACAGGTGATGGAAGTATTGCAGCTCAATCTAGCCAACATTATATCGAAAATTTATTAGAAGAATTGGGCGAAGCGTAA
- the yvcK gene encoding YvcK family protein, with amino-acid sequence MSDQSLPRVVVIGGGTGMPVLLRGLKSFPIDLTSIVTVADDGGSSGRLRDELSMPAPGDIRNVIAALSDAEPMLLDLFQHRFANGNGLSGHSMGNLLLAAMTSVTGDFLNGITEISRVLNVKGKILPIANQNMFLHAEMDDGTIVSGESNIPKSGKKIKRVFLSPEPVQPLPEAVEAVKQADLVIVAPGSLYTSTLPNMIVSQIGDALRETQGKVVYVCNVMTQYGETTGYTAADHIQAIYDHIGEGCLHSIVVHNQEIDETMQQKYAEENASPVIYDTERLLELGIEIIEGDIIDPDQRSLRHDTYKVAQLLVSLLQSEQNKKE; translated from the coding sequence ATGTCAGATCAATCTTTACCACGCGTGGTCGTGATTGGTGGAGGGACAGGGATGCCCGTGTTATTACGGGGGTTAAAGTCTTTTCCGATTGATTTAACGTCCATTGTAACGGTTGCAGATGATGGAGGGAGTTCAGGGCGTCTTCGAGATGAACTCTCCATGCCTGCACCAGGAGATATACGAAATGTAATTGCAGCCTTGTCGGATGCGGAGCCAATGCTTTTAGACTTATTTCAACACCGTTTTGCAAACGGAAATGGATTATCTGGTCACTCTATGGGTAACTTATTGTTAGCAGCAATGACATCCGTTACAGGTGATTTCCTAAACGGCATTACGGAGATCTCTCGAGTGCTGAATGTGAAAGGGAAAATTTTACCTATTGCAAATCAAAATATGTTCCTGCATGCTGAGATGGATGATGGTACAATTGTGTCTGGTGAATCAAATATTCCGAAGTCTGGCAAGAAGATAAAACGTGTTTTCTTGAGCCCTGAACCCGTTCAACCTCTTCCAGAAGCTGTAGAGGCAGTGAAGCAGGCAGACCTCGTTATCGTTGCACCAGGTAGTTTATATACAAGCACCCTCCCGAACATGATCGTTTCACAAATTGGTGATGCGTTACGTGAAACGCAAGGAAAAGTTGTTTACGTTTGTAACGTCATGACCCAATATGGAGAAACGACGGGTTATACAGCAGCAGATCATATTCAAGCGATCTATGATCACATTGGCGAAGGTTGCTTACATTCTATAGTCGTGCACAATCAAGAAATTGATGAGACAATGCAGCAAAAGTATGCGGAGGAGAACGCAAGCCCCGTTATCTATGACACAGAACGCTTATTAGAATTAGGAATAGAGATCATTGAAGGCGATATTATTGACCCCGATCAAAGGTCACTACGCCATGATACGTATAAAGTAGCTCAATTACTCGTATCCTTATTACAATCTGAACAAAATAAAAAAGAATAA
- the hisB gene encoding imidazoleglycerol-phosphate dehydratase HisB, whose protein sequence is MTEERRSHIDRTTGETSISLDLLLDGSGAGSVDTQVPFMTHMLELFKKHGFFDLSVKGTGDVEVDDHHLTEDIGICLGQALRQALGEKEGIKRYGSFSLPMDETLVTVAVDLSDRPHLEWKVDLPAEKVGTFDTENAHEFFWKLALEARMNLHIVLHHGTNTHHIIEAIFKATARALDEATQIDPRIQGIMSTKGSL, encoded by the coding sequence ATGACAGAGGAACGTCGAAGCCATATTGACCGTACAACAGGAGAAACAAGTATTTCTTTAGATCTTCTTTTAGATGGCAGTGGAGCTGGATCTGTTGATACACAGGTCCCATTCATGACGCACATGCTCGAGCTTTTTAAAAAGCACGGGTTTTTCGACCTTTCTGTAAAAGGAACGGGTGACGTTGAAGTTGATGATCATCACCTAACTGAGGATATCGGGATCTGTCTAGGTCAAGCGTTGCGTCAGGCTCTTGGTGAAAAAGAAGGAATTAAACGTTATGGTTCCTTTTCGCTTCCGATGGATGAAACGCTTGTGACGGTGGCTGTTGACCTTAGTGATCGACCGCACCTTGAGTGGAAAGTGGATCTTCCTGCTGAAAAAGTGGGAACGTTTGATACCGAGAATGCCCATGAATTTTTCTGGAAGCTTGCCCTAGAAGCACGTATGAACCTACACATTGTGCTGCATCATGGAACGAATACACACCACATCATTGAAGCGATATTTAAAGCTACAGCACGAGCACTGGATGAGGCGACGCAAATTGACCCACGTATCCAGGGCATCATGTCAACGAAAGGAAGTTTATAA
- the whiA gene encoding DNA-binding protein WhiA gives MSFASETKKELTSIELDPCCVQSELAALIRMNGSLSLSNRAYILDVQTENAAIARRIYTLIKKLYDFPVELLVRKKMRLKKNNVYIVRMKEKVRELLTDLYILEEPFTLIRTISDKYLEKTCCRRSYLRGAFLAGGSVNNPETSSYHMEIFTFYEEHNTSLCDLMNQFDLHARAIERRNGYICYLKEAEKITEFLNIIGAHQALLKFEDVRIMRDMRNSVNRLVNCETANLNKTIGAAFRQVENIKFIQQTVGLEALPEKLREIATLRVQHQDVTLKELGELMTSNISKSGINHRLRKIDEFAEKVRKGEVTANG, from the coding sequence TTGTCGTTTGCTTCAGAGACTAAGAAAGAATTAACGTCCATTGAGTTGGATCCATGTTGTGTGCAATCCGAATTAGCCGCATTAATTCGAATGAACGGATCACTTTCATTATCGAATCGTGCGTATATTTTAGATGTTCAAACAGAGAACGCAGCGATTGCACGTCGAATTTATACACTTATAAAAAAGTTATATGATTTTCCTGTTGAATTATTAGTTCGAAAAAAGATGCGTCTGAAGAAAAATAACGTCTATATTGTTCGAATGAAGGAGAAGGTACGTGAGCTCCTTACAGATCTTTATATTTTGGAAGAACCCTTCACACTCATTCGAACCATCTCAGACAAGTATTTGGAGAAAACATGCTGTCGCAGATCCTATTTACGTGGAGCATTTTTAGCTGGAGGCTCTGTAAACAACCCTGAAACATCTTCATATCACATGGAGATTTTCACGTTTTATGAAGAGCACAACACGTCACTATGCGACTTGATGAATCAATTCGATCTCCATGCACGTGCTATTGAACGTCGTAACGGATATATTTGTTATTTAAAAGAAGCGGAGAAAATCACAGAATTCCTTAATATCATTGGTGCTCACCAGGCGCTTCTTAAGTTTGAGGATGTTCGTATCATGCGTGATATGAGAAACTCGGTCAATCGACTTGTAAACTGTGAGACTGCTAACCTAAATAAAACAATTGGTGCAGCCTTCCGTCAGGTTGAGAATATTAAATTCATTCAGCAAACGGTTGGCCTTGAAGCATTGCCGGAAAAACTACGTGAAATTGCTACGCTTCGTGTTCAGCATCAAGACGTAACATTAAAAGAACTTGGTGAACTGATGACATCAAACATCAGTAAATCTGGCATCAATCATCGACTCCGTAAAATTGATGAATTTGCAGAAAAAGTACGAAAAGGTGAAGTTACTGCGAATGGATAA
- the hisF gene encoding imidazole glycerol phosphate synthase subunit HisF — translation MITKRIIPCLDVKDGRVVKGIQFVQIRDAGDPVELATVYDEQGADELVFLDISATHEGRKTMIEVVREVAGTLAIPFTVGGGIGSLDDMRAILRAGADKVSLNSAAVRNPELVEEGARYFGSQCMVVAIDAKFDEELNSWRVFTHGGRKGTEWEVGKWAQHVESLGAGELLLTSMDRDGEKSGFDINLLQYVQEKVNIPVIASGGAGNAQHFVDVFQKAEVDAALAASIFHYKETSVDRVKDELSESGVHVR, via the coding sequence ATGATCACCAAACGCATTATTCCTTGCCTTGATGTAAAGGATGGCCGCGTCGTTAAGGGCATACAATTCGTACAAATTCGTGATGCAGGGGATCCTGTAGAACTTGCTACGGTTTATGACGAACAAGGCGCAGATGAACTTGTATTTTTAGATATATCTGCCACTCATGAAGGACGTAAGACAATGATTGAGGTTGTTAGAGAAGTTGCCGGTACACTAGCGATTCCGTTCACAGTTGGTGGCGGTATTGGTTCACTCGATGATATGCGTGCGATTTTGCGAGCTGGAGCTGATAAAGTCTCTCTAAACTCAGCAGCTGTTCGGAATCCTGAGCTTGTTGAAGAAGGAGCACGTTACTTTGGGTCTCAATGCATGGTTGTTGCGATTGATGCCAAGTTTGATGAAGAGTTGAACTCATGGCGTGTTTTCACTCACGGAGGACGAAAAGGAACCGAGTGGGAAGTTGGCAAATGGGCGCAGCATGTTGAATCCTTAGGAGCTGGAGAATTGCTTTTAACAAGCATGGATCGTGACGGTGAAAAAAGTGGCTTCGATATTAACCTGCTTCAATATGTCCAAGAGAAAGTCAATATTCCAGTCATTGCTTCAGGTGGAGCAGGAAACGCTCAGCATTTTGTTGATGTTTTTCAAAAAGCAGAAGTGGATGCGGCTCTTGCAGCGTCCATTTTTCACTATAAAGAAACATCTGTAGATCGTGTGAAGGACGAGTTATCAGAGAGTGGGGTGCACGTACGATGA